AAGCCCGTCGACCGGCCGCGCAAAGGCTGGTTCTGGCAGTTTAATTTCACCACGGGATTTTGAGAAGCAGACGGCCGGCGGGGTTCGTGGGGGGTAAACACATGACGGGAGGGGCGAGTGGGAGGGAGTCATTTTTGCGGCACCACTTCGCAGCGAGAGAATTGCAGCAGGAGCCGCGTAGTTTTCAACTGTTCAGACCACTTTGCCATTTTTGCAGCGCGATGCCGACGCTCTCGGTCGCCAGGTTTTCTGGCAGCTCATGTTGATGAAAGAACCTGGCGTCTTCAGCATCATCCCCGGCCGCCAGCTCGCCGCCGATAATCTCCCCGAGGAAAATGGCTTTCAGCACCGACTGCTCGGGATTGAGCAGGCTGGGAAAGCCCATGGTGCAAAGCAACCCCGCCAGCTTGATATCCAATCCAGTTTCTTCCTTGACCTCGCGAATGGCCGCGGCCTCCGCACTTTCATTGAAATCGACATGGCCGCCCGGCAACGCCCAGGCGCCGATGCCTGGTGGCAGCCTGCGTTTGATCAAGAGCACGCGACCGTCACGGTCGGTCACCACGGTTTCGGCCACGGGAATGGGGCTGTGGAAATGCACATAGTGGCAGGTCGGGCAGGTGGGGTATTCGCGATTACCGACCGGCTGGCGTTCCAGTGCGCCGCGGCAGCGTGGGCAATAATGCAAGGCGTTGGCCGGGCCGTTGCGAATGAGCAGCCATTGTTCCACTGCGTTGCGGCCGGAAGGAAAAGCCAGCTCGGGCAGCCGGCTGATAGAGAACCATTTCACCTCGGCGGCGTCATCGCCGGGCCGCAGCTCGCCGCCGAGCAGGCGACCGCGATAGATCAACACCAAATGGCTGCGCCATTCATGGATGATATCGCTGTAGGTGCCGAGCAGGGCCACCGGTCTTACTTTCAGTCCGGTCTCCTCCTCCACTTCCCGTGCCGCCGCCTGTTCGGCCGACTCGCCGTAGTGCAGGAAGCCGACCGGCAAACTCCATTTGCCTGCTTCCGGCGGATTTTTGCGAAGAATCAGCAGGATTTTGCCGCTTTCCTCGAGCAGGCAACCGGCTGCAGGAACGGGATTGTTCCAATAGATCCAATTGCACTGGGTACAGGCGAGGCAGTCGCGGGATTCGATGCGTTTGAGATGCAGTGGCGCGGCACATTGCGGGCAATATTTCATAACCCACCAGTGATTCATCAGCCTTGTGGTCGTGGGAGCCAATCGCAGCGGGGCAAAAGGTAGCAAATCTCACGTGCACAAACAAGAGGCAGTTCGAACGATTTCCACAGCAGGCCAGGCCCGCCACTTGGTATCACTGCGGCCGTGTGCAACGCATTTACCGGCAGGAGACAACGCGGCCGGAAGACAAAATTATTCCCCGGGATGTTCCGGCAAGGAACAACGCCGTCGCATGGCGCCACAGCGGCCTGGCTTGCCACGCGGGAATTGCCGCCGCCTGCTGTTGCCGCTGTTGTCCCGGGAATTAAAGCCTTGATCTGAAGGCCGGGTTGTTCTATATTGAATCGTGTTTGTGATCGCACATTTTGCACGCCGCATCGTGCCAGCCGGCACATCGTTGCGGCACAGCAGGCGGAAGGCCAGGCCGCTGCAAGCCAGCCGGCGCAACCTGCTGCTCACGGTTGCTTTGATGGTGAGCGTGTCAGGCTGCAAGAATCCCTTTGTGACGCGCACGCCGGAACCGCCTGACAATGCCGGCGGCAACCACTGGCTGCCACCGTTTGCCTCGGAGGTGGTGCTGGAAAATTTGCGCAACGCCATCACCGACCAGAACGTGGAAAATTATCTGCGCTGCTTCAGTGATTCCACGCGCACCGGCCAGCGTTTTCGCTTCAAGCCCGAGACGGCTGTTGCCAATCAAAATCCCGGTTTGTTCTCCCACTGGGGTTTGGCTGCGGAGCGTGACTATTTCGTGCAGTTGCGGGCCGCGCTGCCGGCGGATTCAGCGCGCAGTCTGCTGCTGGATTCGTTGCAGACCATCAGCTACGGGGATTCCGCGCTTTTCGTACGGTCTTACGTTCTGGTGGCGCGACACAAGCGCCAGAGCATTGGTGTGCCGGGGCGGGTGGCCGGGGAGCTGCGCTTCTGGCTGATCAAGGATCAATTTGGAGAATGGTCAATCTACCGGTGGGCTGACTTCAGCACCGGTCCGGCGCCGACCTGGAGCAGCCTGAAAGCTGCATTTGTGCGTTGAGCTGTTGCGGTCGATCGGCGACGTGGTAACTCATCAACGGCAAGCAAGTTCGTGGCGAAACGCCTCAAAAGAACGGCCCGCAAGCAACAACAGCGTGTGTCTTTGCCGGCACCCCGCTGGCAGAAAATCGCGACCGCGGCCTTCCTTCTTCTGATGGCAACCCTGGTGGCGACGGACTATTACTTGCGCCACGACCGTCCCGCCATGGCGGTGGCCACCCTTCCCGCCCGACCGAAATTTCGTGAAGTGACGCCAGCGGAACGTCTGCGTCTGGCTATTGACCGCATCCTTGCCGAGGCCGGTGTGCAACTGCAATGGTTCAGCGAGCGCGAAAATCTCCTGCGAGTAAGCCTGCCGGCAGAGATATCGCCGGCGACGCTGGCACGGCAGATCGCCCAGCGGGTGCAGCAGCTCGGGGCAAGGGTTACCAGCCTGCAGGAGACCCTGCCAGCCGGTGGCGCAGAGGTGGTCTATAGCGCACCCAATATTCCGCCCTACAGAATTCTGCTCGTTCCCCAGCCGGTGACCAGCCCGCAACCCATGCGGCGCTCGGGCAAAATTGCGCTGATCATCGACGATTTCGGTTATCAAAATCAGCAGGCAGTGGCGGGTTTTATCAATCTGCCGTTTCCGATTACCTACGCGGTCATCCCGGGGCTGCCGCACTCGGAGGCGATCGCCAGATATTTGCATCGCCGCGGCAAGGCCGTGATCATTCACATGCCGATGGAGGCGCTGGAGCGCCCGGTCGAACGCAACGGTTATGAGCTGCTGGTCGACCTGCCGGAGAAGGAAATTCGCCGGCGCGTGCGCCAGGCCCTGCGTGCGGTGCCCCACGCCGAGGGCATGAACAACCACATGGGCTCGCGCGCGACAACGAACCAGAAGCTGCTCACCGCCCTGTTTGCCGAGTTGAAAAACACCGGTCTTTTCTTCATCGACAGCCGCACCAACAACGCCAGCCGCGCCTTTGCGCTCGCCGGTCAGTCCGGCATTGCCACCGCGCTCAATGACACTTTTCTCGATAATATCGAGGACGTAACGCATATCGCGCAGAAGCTCGCGCTGCTCGCCGACCTGGCGGCGCAACACGGCCATGCCATCGGCATCGGTCATCCTTATCCCGCCACGCTGCAGGTCTTGCGGGAAATGGTGCCGCAATTGCAAAAGCAGGGGCTGGAGTTCGTGCCGGTCCGCCTGCTGGTGCAGGAGCAGGCGGGACCCACTGCGAATTTGACGATGCAACAAACTTTGCGGAGGAAGTGATGGTACGTTTGGGAGTCAACATCGATCATGTGGCAACGGTGCGGGAAGCGCGCAAGGATCGCCAGCCCGATCCCGTGGCCGCGGCGATCGTGGCCGAGATGGCGGGCGCCGATGGCATCGTCTGCCATCTGCGCGAGGATCGCCGGCACATCAAGGACAAGGATCTCTATCTGTTGAAGGAGATGGTGAAGACCCATCTGAATCTGGAAATGGCGGCCACGGATCAGATGGTGAAGATTGCCCTGGAAGTGGTGCCTGACATGGTCACGCTGGTTCCCGAGCGTCGCGAAGAAATCACCACCGAAGGCGGGCTGGATGTCGTCAAGAATCAGGAATATCTCGAAGAGACGATTGCCACCCTGCAGAATCACAACATCATTGTCAGCGTGTTCATCGATCCCGACATTCAACAAGTCAAGGCGGCAGCACGGGTGCGCGCCGACTATGTGGAATTTCACACCGGCGCCTATGCCCATGCCGAAAGCCTGAATGTCATCAATGACGAATTGGAAAAACTGCGGTCGCTGGCTGCGGCGGCGGCCAAGTTGCGGCTGGGCGTGAGTGCCGGGCATGGTTTGAATTACCAAAATGTGCGGGAGGTGGCGGCCATTCCGGAGATCGAGGAGCTCAACATCGGCCATGCCATCGTCGGGCGCGCGATCATGGTGGGCATGGAGCGCGCCGTGCGCGATATGCTGGCGCTGATCAGAGGGTAGCGGCCTGCACGTGGCAATTTGTGAAACTCCGGCGATGCCAGCGAAGCCGGAAAACAAATCACATTTACACAACCCCATCATCCAACCATTCATGCCGGCCGACCTGCTTGCGATCGTAAAACGCGGCGACGTTGTAGAAAGCCAGCACTTCGGGCATTTCGCCGTCGTCGACGGCGAGGGCAACCTCGTGCTCTCCGCCGGTGATCCGCATTTCACCACCTACATCCGTTCCGCCGCCAAACCGTTTCAGGCCATCCCTCTGTTTGAAGATTCGGTGCCGGAGATTTTCGGTCTGGAGGAGGCCGAGCTGGCAGTGATCATGTCCAGCCACAACGGCGAGCCCAAGCACGTGCAGGCCGTGCAGGCGATTCTCACGAAGGTCGGGCGCACGCCTGCGGATTTGCACTGCGGTGTGCATGTCCCGCTCGGCAGTGGGGTGGCGGAGGCATTGGCCCGCGCCGGCGAAAAACCCACGGTCTTGCACAACAATTGTTCGGGCAAACACGCCGGCATGATTGCCGCCTGCGTCAATCGCGGCCTGCCGGTCGGCAATTATCTCGATTTCAATCACCCCTACCAAAAACGGCTGTGGCGAACCGTGGCCCGCCATGCCGGCTTGTTGGAAGATGCGGTGCCGGTGGGCATCGATGGCTGCAGCGCGCCCAATTTTGCCCTCCCGATGATCAGCATGGCACACATGTATGCCGGCCTGGCCGGCATGACGGATGAAATTGCCCGGCGCATTTACTCGCTTTTCGTCAAATATCCGGATTATATCGCAGGCGAGGGAAGGTTTGACACGATTCTCATGCGCGTCACCCGCGGCAAAGTCCTGGCGAAAACCGGTGCGGAGGGCATCGAGTGTCTGGCCGTGAGTGCGCCGCAGCCATTGGGGATCGCCATCAAAATTGTTGACGGTTCCAGCCGTGCCATCCCGGCAGTGGTGGTGGCCCTGTTGAAAAAGCTGCAGATTCTCTCGGATGATGAGCTGAAGCGTTTGGCACACTTTCAGCCCGAAACTTTGCGCAATCACCGCGGCCTGGCAGTGGGGATGTTGGAAGCCGCGATTGATTGATGCCTGCAAAAGTAATGCGAAGGTAAATAATTGGGCCGCGTGGGGAAATTCACCGCACCGGCGTTCTTGCTGTGAATCACCTTTGTCATTTCCGTGTCCCCCGGTGATCGGGCCTGCAAAGGCCTCAAGGGCCCGGATGGTTTTTGAATGACCAAATTTTAACGCCAACGGATGCTATCAGGCTGCGTGGGTACGGAGGGTTGCCGCGGCTGTGCTCATCTGATGCCTCAGTTACGTGTGGGGAGGTCACGCAGACCTCTTCTCTGCAGGCAGGGATACCGGCGCTATCCACACGTTCCTGAGAGGGATGATAGACTCATGAAATCTGAAATTGACTTTTAGGGGAAATTTTCTATTTTGCGCAGGAACGCAAACGGGATGCGGCGGGTAAGAGGATTGCAGCGGAAGCACGACGCAGCAGAGCAAAAGATTGGTCAAACAGACGAGTGGAGGGAGCCGCCGCATGTCACGGCAGTGCGACGGTGCCCCTGGTACATTCCCCGACACAGGAGGGAGACCCCGTGATTCATGCCGTCTTGTTCGATCACGATGGTGTGCTGATGAACAGCATGCCCTATCACGTGGCGGCCTGGCAGCAGGTGATGGCACGCCATGGCATCGACATCGATGACATGGAGATTTATCTGAAAGAGGGGGCGACGACGATGGAGGTGGCGGCGGAGTTGTTTCACCGCCATCGCAAGCCGGCGACACCGGAGCTGGTGCAACAAATCGTCGAAGAAAAACGGGATGCCTTTTTCGCGCTGGACAACTCCACCCTCAATGAAGGGGTCATGGAGGTGCTCGATTATCTGCAGCAGAACCGCTATCGCATCGGCATCGTGACCGGTTCGCTGCGCGCGCATGTCGAGGCGCTGCTGGGGCCGGAGGTGATGCGCTATTTCGACTGTGTCGTGGGTGCGGAGGATGTTGAAAACGGCAAGCCCGATCCCGAACCGTTCATCCGTGCGGCGCAAAAACTCAATCTCGCTCCGAGTGAATGCCTGGTGGTCGAGAATGCGCCGTTGGGCATCACCGCGGCACGGGCAGCGGGGATGAGTGTGATTGCCATAGCCAGCACGCTCGCACCCTACTTTCTGCGCAACGCGGACGCCATCGTTTCGGATTTCGTGGAACTGCGACGCCGGCTGCCGGCACTCATCAGTCATTTGGAAAGCCCGGCCCTGCAGCCCAAACCGCAGGCCAAGCCTGAAAAGCGGTTTTATCCGTTGACCGATTTGGATGTGGAAGAGTGACGCCCGCGCGCACGGGCGATCATGGCCTTCCGTGAAACGCGATTCATTATTCCCCACCTTCCAGGAGCCAGACCGCGAGAAATTGTTACCGCATGGCAGATTGGCCGCACTGATGGCGAAAACGCGGCCGGCGGGAAGCGCGTGCGCTTGTTTGTCGGCGCAGCAAGGGCGGCGGGGGAAACAACAGCAAGGCCCGGGCTGCAGAGCAGCCGCGATTTCTGCAGACGCGGGCACGTGCCCTGACGCGGTTCCTGCGGGCGCAACCTCGCCGTTGCCACAGGCGGTATTGGCTTTCATCCCACGTGAAACTTCCCTTGCAATATCGCGGCGGATGCTGATGCCGGTTCATACACGCATTTCACCCTGCCGTGTGCGGGCGTGCGGTTGGTGGCGCCAAATCATTCACCAGTGAGTCTTATGATCCAACGAAACTTTTTGCTGTTGCCTCTCCTTGCGGCGCTGCTGCCTGCCGGTGCCTACGGCCAGGGTGGCTATGCCGGCGCTTTTTTGCGCACCGGTGTGGCCGCGCGTTCCGAGGCCATGGGGCGGGCCTGTGTGGCCATGGTCGAGGGAAATGAGTCCGCCCACTACAATCCCGGCAGCGTTGCCTGGTTCGATCATCGCGAGTTGACGGTCTCGTATCGGACACTTGCCCTGGACCGCACGTTTGCCTATCTCAGTTTCGGCGTTCCGATCCGGCCGGCCACGAATGCCAGAGGACAACAGGCCATGAATGGCGGCATCAGTCTGGCGTGGATTCACGCCGGCGTGGATGACATCGATGCGCGGGATTTTGACGGCCAAAAGCTCGAGCCGCTCTCGGCTGCCGAAGACGCCTTCAGCCTCTCTTTCGCGCTGCAGCCGCACCCCAAACTCGGCGTTGGGTTGACCAGCCGGGTGATCTTCAACCGCCTGCCGGGCGTCAAGCAGGACGGCGGCGGCATTTCCGCCTCCACTTTTGGTTTTGATTTTGGCGCCTTGCTGCAGCCGGTGTCCGGCGTTCAACTGGGGCTGGCCGTGAGCAACGTGAATCTCAAATACACCTGGAAGACCGAAGGCGTGTATGATCGCGGCACCAGCATCGTGCAAAAGTTTCCGCGTGGCGTGCGTGCCGGTATCGCCGTCTCGCGCCTGCTGCCCTGGCTCACCCTCGCAGCCGACGTCGAAAAGCGGCAGTTCCGCGACGGCACCCTGCATCTCGGCGCGGTGGCCACGCTGCGTGAAATCGGCACCCTGCGCGCCGGCCTCAATGACGGCCAGCCCTCTTTCGGCGCCGGCTACCGTTTCGGCATCTTGGGGCGCCGGTCCGAGCTGCATTACGCTTTCGTCACCCACGCCGACCATCTCGACAGCGACCATGTCTTTGGCTGGGCCTTCATTTTCTGAAATTTTTTCGGGCTTCCCCGTTTCTTCCGGGAAGCATGCTGCAGGGCGTCTCAACAGGAAATTTCACTGTGAAGAAATTGTTGAAGAAATTGTTTGTCATCCTCACCTTGATCAGCGCGGGGCTGTGGGCCTGCAAGGACAATCCCGCGCAGCCGCCGGTGGCAGAAGCGCCGGTGATTGTGGCCGTGCAAATGCCGGCTGCGGTTTATCAAATTCCCCGGCAGCCGGCCGGCATGCACGTTCGTGTCGAAGACCCCCAGGGGGTGGCTGATCTCGCCGGCGTCACGCTGACGGTGCGCGCCGGCAACACCGTGCTCGCAACTTTGGCCATGGCCGACGACGGCCGGCGCGGCGACCTGCTCGCGGGCGACGGACAATTCCATCATCCCCTGGACTCGACGCTCTTCCAGAATCGCACCGGTCAGGTGCTGCTGGATGCCGTGGCAACCGATCGCGGCGGACACGTGAGTGAAACGTATCGCGACACGCTGCTGGTTTTGCCGGGCAGGGAGAATGCGCTGCCTGTGATCACCTCGGTCGCCATACCGGAGGTGATCTGGTCGGACTCGAGCTACATGCCGCTGCTGCTGGCAACGGTGAGCGACGACGACGGCCTGGCAACGCTCGACTCGGTACGGCTGGAGATTTATGGCCCCGCGGCGCCCACCCCCACCCGGGTGCTTGCGCTGCGCGATGATGGCAGCAGCGGTGACGGCGCGAGCCGGGATGGTGTTTTCGGGTTGCACCTTGATCCCGCGCTGTTCAAAAACTCGCGCCAGCTTTATACGATGATCCTGCGCGCCATTGATCGCGCGGGCGGTATCAGCCCGGCGGTGCTGCGCACGGTCCGCACCGAGCTGGCAGCCTGCCGCACCAATCACGCCCCGCTGCTCTCCGATCTCTCCGCGCCCACCACCATCAGCCGCAGTGCCACGCCCAACCTCTATCTGCTGAGCGTGCGTGCCGTCGATCCGGATTCGAGTTGCGACGACGGCATTGCCCGCGTCTTTTTCAATTCCTTCCGGCCGGATGGCACACCGGCCTCCGGCAACCCCTTTGCCATGCGTGATGACGGCCAGGAGGGCGATGCGCGCGCCAATGACCGGCGGTATTCGCTGCGCATTCAAATCGCGCCGCAGAACCAGACCGGCACCTACCGCTTTGAGTTTTATGCACAGGACCGCAACGGCGCCCTGAGCGAGCGCCTCACGCACATCATCAACGTTTTACCTTGAAGTGGGAACAACCAACATGCTCCGCATGATCTTTTTCGGGCTGTTCGGTACTGCCACCGCGCTCACCGCGCAAATTCCGGCCAAAGGCGGATGGCAGCTCGGCCGCGCTGCTGCGCCCCTGCCGGGCTTGCGTTCCAATTCCATCAGCGACCTGGTGATTCATCAGGGTGAGATTTGGCTGGGAACCAGCCGCGGGGTGGCGCGCTCTGCCGATGGTGGAAACACCTGGGTCACTTACACCCACGAACACGGTTTGCCGCGCGGCGGTGTTTCCGGCCTGGCGGTCTCCGACAGCATCATCTGGGTCGCCACCGCCTTCGATTCTCTCGTGCCGGAAGGCTTGCTGCCGGCCGGCGGTGGTTTGAGCTACTCCACCGATCGCGGCGCCACCTGGACATACGTGCCGCAACCAACTCCCTTCAACACCGTGATTCAAAACATCACGTATGACATCGCACTGCACCCCACGGGAGTGTGGATCGCGAGTTTCGGCGGCAGCGTCTCCACTTCCAGTGATCGCGGCAAGACCTGGCGCGCGGTGCCGCCGGATTCCTTCTTTCTCGATGTCGCCAACAACCTCAATCATCGCGCTTTCTCCGTGCTCAATGCCGACGGGGTGCTGTATGTCGGCACTGCCGGCGGCATCAACCGTTCGATTGACGGCGGCCGCACCTGGACGAACTTTTCGCATCAAAACCAGCCGCAGCCGATCTCCGGCAATTTTGTCGTTGCGCTCGCCTGGCAGAAATGGCAGGGCCGTGAATACCTGTGGGCCGCCACCGTGAATGCCGAAGATCCCGGTGAGCGCCGTGCGGTTTCCATCAGCCAGGATGGCGGCTATTCCTGGCACGTCACCCTGCTGGATGAATTCGCGCACAACTTCGCATTCAACGGCGCGACCGCATATGTGGTCACGGACAAGGGGCTGTATCGCTCCGACGATTTTGGCCGCACCTGGGCGAAATTCCCGGACATCCATGATGCCAGCGAGCAGCAGCCCTATTTGAGCGACGAATTCTTCTGTGCCGGACAGCTCGGCAATCAACTTTTTGTGGGCGGGCCGGACGGCCTGGCGGTCACCGCCGATGCGGGCAAAACCTGGAAGATTCTTCGCGGCTCGGTGCCGGCTGGCGAGGCAGGTGAGCCGCGCACCTATGCTTATCCCAATCCGTTTTCACCGTCGCGGCATAATCGCCTGAACGAGACCGGCTATGTTCGCCTGCAATACAATACCACCAGGGCCACCACCGTCACCATCAAGGTGTTCGATTTTGCCATGGACCTGGTCGCAGAAATCGTCTCCGGCAAGCCGCGCAACCGCAGTGGCAATTACTTTGAAATTTGGGATGGCAAAAACAGCCGCGGCGAAGTGGTGCACAACGGCGTTTATTTCTACCGCGTGGAACTGGCAGGTGAGGGCGTGTACTGGGGCAAGATCATGGTGCTGGATTGACACGCAGGCGATTGATCCGTTATAATGCAGTGCTTGGCAAAAAGCAAAAACTGTCGTGCGAAAGCGCGACGGTGGAAAGGGTCGCAAAGGAGAGCCCGTTT
The window above is part of the candidate division KSB1 bacterium genome. Proteins encoded here:
- a CDS encoding asparaginase, translated to MPAKPENKSHLHNPIIQPFMPADLLAIVKRGDVVESQHFGHFAVVDGEGNLVLSAGDPHFTTYIRSAAKPFQAIPLFEDSVPEIFGLEEAELAVIMSSHNGEPKHVQAVQAILTKVGRTPADLHCGVHVPLGSGVAEALARAGEKPTVLHNNCSGKHAGMIAACVNRGLPVGNYLDFNHPYQKRLWRTVARHAGLLEDAVPVGIDGCSAPNFALPMISMAHMYAGLAGMTDEIARRIYSLFVKYPDYIAGEGRFDTILMRVTRGKVLAKTGAEGIECLAVSAPQPLGIAIKIVDGSSRAIPAVVVALLKKLQILSDDELKRLAHFQPETLRNHRGLAVGMLEAAID
- a CDS encoding HAD family phosphatase; translated protein: MIHAVLFDHDGVLMNSMPYHVAAWQQVMARHGIDIDDMEIYLKEGATTMEVAAELFHRHRKPATPELVQQIVEEKRDAFFALDNSTLNEGVMEVLDYLQQNRYRIGIVTGSLRAHVEALLGPEVMRYFDCVVGAEDVENGKPDPEPFIRAAQKLNLAPSECLVVENAPLGITAARAAGMSVIAIASTLAPYFLRNADAIVSDFVELRRRLPALISHLESPALQPKPQAKPEKRFYPLTDLDVEE
- a CDS encoding pyridoxine 5'-phosphate synthase, producing MVRLGVNIDHVATVREARKDRQPDPVAAAIVAEMAGADGIVCHLREDRRHIKDKDLYLLKEMVKTHLNLEMAATDQMVKIALEVVPDMVTLVPERREEITTEGGLDVVKNQEYLEETIATLQNHNIIVSVFIDPDIQQVKAAARVRADYVEFHTGAYAHAESLNVINDELEKLRSLAAAAAKLRLGVSAGHGLNYQNVREVAAIPEIEELNIGHAIVGRAIMVGMERAVRDMLALIRG
- a CDS encoding divergent polysaccharide deacetylase family protein; amino-acid sequence: MAKRLKRTARKQQQRVSLPAPRWQKIATAAFLLLMATLVATDYYLRHDRPAMAVATLPARPKFREVTPAERLRLAIDRILAEAGVQLQWFSERENLLRVSLPAEISPATLARQIAQRVQQLGARVTSLQETLPAGGAEVVYSAPNIPPYRILLVPQPVTSPQPMRRSGKIALIIDDFGYQNQQAVAGFINLPFPITYAVIPGLPHSEAIARYLHRRGKAVIIHMPMEALERPVERNGYELLVDLPEKEIRRRVRQALRAVPHAEGMNNHMGSRATTNQKLLTALFAELKNTGLFFIDSRTNNASRAFALAGQSGIATALNDTFLDNIEDVTHIAQKLALLADLAAQHGHAIGIGHPYPATLQVLREMVPQLQKQGLEFVPVRLLVQEQAGPTANLTMQQTLRRK
- a CDS encoding NUDIX hydrolase; the protein is MKYCPQCAAPLHLKRIESRDCLACTQCNWIYWNNPVPAAGCLLEESGKILLILRKNPPEAGKWSLPVGFLHYGESAEQAAAREVEEETGLKVRPVALLGTYSDIIHEWRSHLVLIYRGRLLGGELRPGDDAAEVKWFSISRLPELAFPSGRNAVEQWLLIRNGPANALHYCPRCRGALERQPVGNREYPTCPTCHYVHFHSPIPVAETVVTDRDGRVLLIKRRLPPGIGAWALPGGHVDFNESAEAAAIREVKEETGLDIKLAGLLCTMGFPSLLNPEQSVLKAIFLGEIIGGELAAGDDAEDARFFHQHELPENLATESVGIALQKWQSGLNS